In Vitis vinifera cultivar Pinot Noir 40024 chromosome 11, ASM3070453v1, a genomic segment contains:
- the LOC109123392 gene encoding glutamate receptor 1.4-like: protein MHLTGEKLISNLSKCVVIVWLFAVLILTSSYTASLSSMLTVNRLQMLRKGSFIGYQYGSLIGEILNNLNFANSSLETYGSIEGYAHALIEGSKKGGVSAIIDEIPYIKLFLAQYGDQYTMMEPEYLTTNGFGFAFPKGSPLVQDISRAIAKLRADGELHKIQQTWFQDHSVFKKQESLTKPSILDSYSFRGLFLVTGTSSTLALIIFYVFLIKNKLTSEGQPQLCNRIAQEPLSDDSISMSAAALDISDHPTDNNISTEGEENLSDTDNGNQPS from the exons ATGCATTTGACAGGGGAAAAGTTGATAAGCAACTTGTCCAAGTGTGTGGTGATTGTATGGCTATTTGCTGTACTCATACTAACTTCAAGTTACACTGCAAGTTTGAGTTCAATGCTAACCGTCAATCGACTTCAAATGCTTCGGAAAGGGAGTTTTATAGGTTATCAATATGGATCGTTAATTGGAGAAAtacttaataatttgaattttgcaAATTCCTCGCTTGAAACATATGGATCTATTGAAGGCTATGCTCATGCCCTAATAGAAGGGAGTAAAAAGGGTGGAGTTTCTGCTATCATTGATGAGATACCTTACATTAAGCTCTTTCTTGCACAATATGGTGACCAGTACACCATGATGGAACCTGAATATCTTACCACCAATGGATTTGGATTT GCTTTTCCAAAAGGGTCCCCTTTGGTCCAAGATATTTCAAGGGCAATAGCAAAGCTAAGAGCAGATGGTGAACTTCATAAGATACAACAAACTTGGTTTCAAGACCACTCAGTTTTTAAGAAGCAAGAATCTTTAACAAAACCAAGCATCCTTGACTCCTATAGCTTTCGTGGCCTCTTTCTGGTCACGGGTACCTCTTCAACTCTAGCCTTGATCATATTCTATGTTTTCCTGATCAAGAACAAATTAACCAGTGAAGGACAACCTCAGCTTTGCAATCGGATTGCGCAAGAACCTTTATCTGATGATAGTATTAGTATGTCTGCAGCTGCACTAGACATTTCAGACCATCCAACTGATAACAATATCTCAACTGAAGGAGAAGAGAATTTGAGTGACACTGATAATGGAAACCAACCTTCATAA